In Papaver somniferum cultivar HN1 chromosome 1, ASM357369v1, whole genome shotgun sequence, a genomic segment contains:
- the LOC113354595 gene encoding uncharacterized protein LOC113354595, which produces MRHMLSNEHIKNNLTKAQVVEAVMASATLHIKKYVVGFITFITRWCPSTHTDICRWGEMTITLESVATLLSLPVAGNIHFELSAEEEVMFDSLVKKAKGYNQKECDEKYFYTWWVSEWFPMQPKAGQVLDDVLSVAAFLSLCLSRDVFNDGPGKKTIRQKLVMFVIKLAQGVVLPLGSLFLGSLYSHLDSLAANMYASNRYMKVESHIHIAFLQACLWEQFKGYAHVPAVSFSSLYGGSRILRWWKRRPNPGLKLIDFFDNVHAIDFRPWEPVHSSMVQPNTFVVVSDTMLHM; this is translated from the coding sequence atgaggcatATGCTGAGCAATGAACACATCAAGAATAACCTGACTAAAGCGCAAGTTGTTGAAGCTGTCATGGCGTCTGCAACACTTCATATTAAGAAATATGTTGTGGGTTTTATCACTTTCATTACTCGATGGTGTCCATCCACGCACACGgacatatgcagatggggagagatgaccattactTTGGAAAGCGTAGCCACTTTGTTGAGTCTTCCAGTTGCGGGAAATATTCACTTTGAGTTGTCTGCTGAAGAAGAGGTGATGTTTGACTCTCTAGTTAAGAAGGCGAAGGGATATAATCAGAAGGAATgtgatgaaaaatatttttatacttggtgggtgtctgaatggtttcctATGCAACCGAAAGCAGGCCAGGTGTTGGATGATGTACTCAGCGTTGCCGCGTTTTTATCACTGTGtctgtccagagacgtttttaaTGATGGCCCTGGTAAGAAGACTATCAGACAGAAACTCGTCATGTTTGTTATTAAGCTGGCGCAAGGCGTAGTCCTTCCCCTAGGTAGTTTGTTCCTTGGGTCTTTGTACTCTCATCTGGATTCCTTGGCAGCGAACATGTATGCTTCCAACAGATATAtgaaggtggagtcgcatattCATATTGCTTTTCTCCAAGCATGCTTATGGGAGCAATTCAAAGGTTATGCTCATGTCCCTGCGGTTTCGTTCTCTAGTTTGTATGGAGGTTCCAGAATACTCCGTTGGTGGAAGAGGCGTCCAAATCCTGGGTTGAAGCTCATCGATTTCTTCGATAATGTGCACGCCATAGATTTTCGCCCGTGGGAACCAGTTCATTCTTCCATGGTTCAGCCGAATACCTTTGTCGTTGTTTCTGATACGATGTTGCACATGTAG